A genomic stretch from Sulfobacillus thermosulfidooxidans includes:
- a CDS encoding deoxyribonuclease IV, whose amino-acid sequence MIRIGCHLSVAKGFVKAVDNAPKLGATCFQYFTKNPRGFRGAKPLNVVDAEEGRTRMQELNLVTVGHTPYLINLATPDEELFQLSVDALVQDLVIGEARGSYGVIVHCGKPKDKGLNYGIARMQEALSQVLERNKTEHVMILLENTAGQGSEIGTTIEQLLAIADPFPKDKVGFCLDTQHAFAAGILSSENIGDFEGFRHPEFMDGLKAIHLNDSKVPFGAKKDRHELIGQGFMGINMIQTILNEPRFHAIPFFLETPVESEAQYADEIRTCRELLGSDQSLAT is encoded by the coding sequence ATGATACGTATAGGATGCCATTTGAGTGTAGCCAAAGGATTTGTCAAAGCGGTGGATAACGCGCCGAAGTTGGGCGCCACCTGTTTTCAATATTTCACAAAGAACCCGCGGGGGTTTCGCGGTGCGAAACCCCTCAATGTGGTGGATGCTGAAGAAGGACGTACCCGAATGCAGGAATTGAACTTGGTTACGGTAGGACATACCCCCTATCTCATTAACCTGGCAACTCCGGATGAGGAACTGTTTCAGCTGTCTGTAGACGCGTTAGTCCAAGATTTAGTGATTGGGGAAGCGCGAGGATCCTACGGCGTCATCGTCCATTGCGGCAAACCCAAGGATAAAGGACTTAACTACGGTATTGCCCGTATGCAAGAAGCCCTCTCCCAGGTCTTAGAGCGTAATAAGACGGAGCATGTGATGATTTTGTTAGAAAATACCGCGGGACAAGGATCGGAAATTGGCACAACGATTGAACAACTATTAGCGATAGCCGATCCCTTTCCTAAAGACAAAGTGGGATTTTGCCTGGATACCCAGCATGCGTTTGCGGCAGGCATTCTCTCTTCGGAAAACATCGGGGATTTTGAAGGATTTCGACACCCCGAATTTATGGATGGACTAAAAGCCATTCACTTAAATGACAGTAAAGTGCCCTTTGGTGCTAAAAAGGACCGCCATGAGTTAATTGGGCAGGGATTTATGGGGATCAATATGATCCAAACGATTTTAAACGAACCCCGCTTCCATGCGATACCGTTTTTTTTGGAAACCCCTGTCGAATCTGAAGCGCAGTATGCCGACGAAATTCGCACATGTCGCGAACTGCTAGGAAGTGATCAATCATTGGCGACATAG
- a CDS encoding M14 family metallopeptidase — MSAARYYTYALMTETLQQWQEQYGSLFALEAIGKSRMGRDLWAATLSSPVKEAKSKPAVLVDANIHAGEVAGNAVAMHWMATLLENYGKSPAVTWLLDTRTVYVIPRIAVDGAEEYLTTPLRMRSSPHLYPYSEVLPGWILEDIDDNGHILTIRMPADDGAFAVDEKDPRIMRRRRPGEFGGQYYHVFPEGRVLPAEHQGKDLMGGRLNLTVPNAMDFNRNFPIRWAGEDKQKGAGPFPLSEPELYALAQFVTEHPNIAGYAALHTSGGVILRQPSTGPDTVLSLEDRALFTRVAHEGAQVSGYFAKSNYETFHNGHDDVLMPGAADDWMYDHQGVLSFTVEIWDLPRHAGARGYAEYGVQGLMKLTDSEKEEDMRKIMAFIDEKIGPEAFFAWTPFNHPDLGPVEIGGIDPKFVIQNPPLTFLEEECERVGRFLTTLGLTTPQLAVSKLTVEKTGNEIFRIVALVTNQGFLPTSSTQKGRTMKRNRGLTARLDGDYQMIAGQSPQYLGHLSGYGSLDAGEPPASNRVQLEWVIQARPHSTLTLTVSTPKAGQVTVPVVLE, encoded by the coding sequence ATGAGTGCAGCACGTTACTATACCTATGCGTTAATGACAGAAACCCTGCAACAGTGGCAAGAACAGTACGGCAGTCTTTTTGCGCTGGAAGCCATCGGGAAAAGCCGGATGGGCCGGGATCTATGGGCCGCCACACTATCATCACCCGTCAAAGAGGCAAAAAGCAAACCCGCGGTGCTCGTGGATGCCAATATTCATGCTGGTGAAGTGGCTGGGAATGCGGTGGCCATGCACTGGATGGCTACGCTCTTAGAGAACTACGGAAAATCCCCCGCGGTTACCTGGCTTCTTGATACCCGTACTGTGTATGTGATTCCTCGAATTGCTGTCGATGGTGCGGAAGAATATTTAACCACCCCGCTTCGGATGCGTTCGAGTCCTCATCTTTATCCGTATTCAGAAGTTTTACCGGGGTGGATATTAGAAGATATTGATGACAACGGGCATATCTTGACGATACGGATGCCCGCGGATGACGGGGCATTTGCCGTAGATGAGAAAGATCCCCGGATTATGCGCAGGCGTCGCCCTGGTGAATTTGGCGGTCAATATTATCATGTCTTTCCTGAAGGACGGGTGCTGCCTGCGGAGCATCAAGGGAAAGACTTGATGGGAGGTCGCTTAAATCTCACAGTTCCTAATGCCATGGATTTTAACCGGAACTTTCCGATCCGCTGGGCCGGAGAAGACAAGCAAAAGGGGGCAGGACCATTTCCCCTATCAGAGCCGGAACTGTATGCTTTAGCCCAATTTGTCACCGAGCATCCCAATATTGCAGGATATGCGGCTCTTCATACCTCCGGCGGGGTGATCTTGCGACAGCCGTCTACAGGCCCTGATACCGTGTTGTCACTGGAAGACCGGGCACTCTTTACCCGGGTGGCTCATGAGGGAGCTCAAGTGAGCGGGTATTTTGCCAAGTCCAATTATGAAACCTTTCATAATGGGCACGATGACGTGTTGATGCCGGGGGCGGCGGATGACTGGATGTATGATCATCAAGGTGTCTTAAGTTTCACCGTCGAAATTTGGGATTTGCCTCGTCATGCCGGGGCACGGGGATATGCCGAATATGGCGTGCAAGGCTTGATGAAATTAACGGATAGCGAAAAAGAAGAGGACATGCGAAAAATTATGGCCTTTATCGATGAAAAAATTGGGCCGGAAGCATTTTTTGCCTGGACACCTTTTAACCATCCTGATTTAGGTCCTGTAGAAATCGGGGGTATTGATCCGAAATTTGTGATTCAAAATCCTCCCCTTACGTTTTTGGAGGAAGAATGTGAACGCGTCGGACGTTTTCTCACCACGTTGGGATTAACCACGCCTCAATTGGCGGTTTCGAAATTGACGGTTGAGAAAACCGGGAACGAGATCTTCCGAATTGTTGCCTTAGTGACGAACCAAGGCTTTTTACCGACTTCAAGCACGCAAAAAGGGCGCACGATGAAACGTAACCGGGGACTTACAGCACGTCTTGACGGGGACTATCAAATGATTGCGGGGCAGTCGCCCCAATATTTAGGGCATTTAAGCGGGTATGGCAGTTTAGATGCGGGAGAACCGCCAGCATCCAATAGGGTCCAACTGGAATGGGTCATCCAAGCGAGGCCCCACAGTACTTTGACGCTCACGGTGAGTACGCCTAAGGCTGGTCAAGTCACGGTGCCTGTGGTTTTAGAATAA